In Erigeron canadensis isolate Cc75 chromosome 7, C_canadensis_v1, whole genome shotgun sequence, one DNA window encodes the following:
- the LOC122607741 gene encoding cytochrome P450 Tp4149-like, which translates to MVSIFHLPLFLLIVMLIVILIYVTFNRISYATKTHKNKPPTPQKLPIIGNLHQISSNPHRSLKTLTQNYGPLVLIHLGSVPVLVASSAESAREILKTHDLIFSSRPKLKIPDTLTYGSKDIAFSPYGDYWRQVRSIAVLHLLNSKRVLLFRHVREEETRVMINTIGESCGSVVNLGELLISLTNNIVCRVALGRKYEGTKFNDLLVRFTYLLGCFSVGNYIPWLSWVDRLSGLEAKTKKLFDEFDEFLEDVLEEHVNQKKMVAGGEKQGQDLFDILLEVQRESTTNFILNRDIMKAAIMDLFAAGTDTTATSIEWAMSELIRHPRVMKKLQQEVKEIGHGKSMINEDDLDQMKYLQAVLKETLRLYTPLPLLISHQSTQDVKLMGYDIAEGTQVIINAWAIGRDPYVWEEADKFRPERFLNSSYDYKGINFEFIPFGAGRRGCPGIQFATIVSELVLANLVYKYDFSLRDEARGEELDMSEITGLTLRRKSLLQVVATPCF; encoded by the exons ATGGTGTCCATATTTCATCTTCCACTCTTCCTTCTAATTGTAATGTTAATTGTGATATTGATATATGTTACTTTTAATAGGATTTCATATGCTACAAAGACACACAAAAACAAACCACCAACTCCGCAAAAGCTTCCAATTATTGGAAACCTACACCAAATAAGCTCAAACCCTCACCGCTCTCTCAAAACACTAACTCAAAACTACGGTCCACTTGTTCTTATTCATCTAGGCAGTGTACCCGTGCTGGTAGCCTCTTCGGCTGAATCAGCCCGTGAAATCTTAAAAACCCATGACTTAATATTTTCTAGCAGGCCCAAGTTAAAGATCCCAGATACACTTACTTATGGATCTAAAGACATAGCATTTTCGCCATATGGGGACTATTGGAGACAGGTTAGAAGCATTGCAGTACTTCATCTGTTAAATAGTAAACGAGTTCTGTTATTTCGACATGTTAGAGAGGAGGAGACTCGTGTTATGATTAATACAATTGGTGAAAGTTGTGGATCTGTAGTTAATTTAGGTGAGTTGCTAATATCACTTACGAATAACATAGTTTGCAGGGTGGCACTAGGAAGGAAATATGAGGGGACAAAATTTAATGATTTATTGGTAAGGTTTACGTATCTGCTTGGTTGTTTCTCTGTTGGGAATTACATACCGTGGTTGTCATGGGTGGATCGATTGAGTGGTTTAGAGGCAAAAACGAAAAAACTTTTCGACGAATTTGATGAATTTCTAGAGGATGTTCTTGAAGAGCATGTAAACCAGAAAAaaatggtggctggtggtgaaaAGCAAGGCCAAGATTTATTTGACATATTACTGGAGGTTCAAAGAGAAAGCACAACAAACTTTATACTTAATAGAGACATCATGAAAGCTGCCATCATG GACTTATTTGCAGCTGGAACGGATACTACAGCCACATCCATTGAATGGGCAATGAGTGAGCTAATAAGACACCCAAGAGTAATGAAAAAGTTGCAGCAAGAGGTCAAAGAAATAGGTCATGGAAAATCCATGATCAACGAAGATGATTTGGATCAAATGAAGTACTTGCAAGCCGTCCTCAAAGAGACACTACGATTATATACTCCACTTCCGCTACTCATTTCTCATCAATCAACACAAGATGTCAAACTAATGGGTTATGATATTGCAGAAGGAACTCAAGTAATCATTAATGCTTGGGCAATAGGAAGAGATCCTTATGTATGGGAAGAAGCAGATAAGTTTAGGCCCGAGAGGTTTTTAAACAGTTCTTATGACTATAAAGGGATTAACTTCGAATTTATTCCATTTGGTGCTGGACGAAGAGGGTGTCCAGGTATTCAGTTTGCCACTATTGTTAGTGAGCTCGTGTTAGCAAATTTGGTATACAAATATGATTTCTCATTGCGAGATGAGGCGCGTGGGGAAGAGCTTGATATGAGTGAGATCACTGGCCTTACACTCCGTAGGAAGTCCCTTTTACAAGTTGTGGCGACTCCTTGTTTCTAG
- the LOC122608050 gene encoding SAC3 family protein C → METWRSSNGRRGRGRGRGRGSYSSLYNARSNYTGPSNTSNNYTTTRKPTVNVSDKLDDNDAESIPTLIGTCPFMCPVDERVQRERLRDLAIFERLDGNPSKSSSTLAVKKFCRTISTKDVRSMDIRPLAVLEDTLNHLLTVFESSEHSFEAVHDFIFDRTRSIRQDLSMQNIVSGNQAVAIYERIVKFHIVSHYKLRRSHESSDSNPNASPMHYLNMEQLTKTLASLYHLYDQNCKSNPEFYSFYVLLHLGSDRQPSGESLSLWFRSLPFSIVKSKEMMFSRRLLRHFRFGNYKQFLETIDAEASRLQYYVIEPYICEVRALGLSCLNDGGYKLNPYPIEDISRYLLMEESDVESFCKDCGLDIFTSETGSKFMSAKQTNFGFSKGSQKYYPLVSKRLQKFTDEVH, encoded by the coding sequence ATGGAGACGTGGCGATCTTCAAATGGAAGAAGGGGGAGAGGTAGAGGGAGAGGGAGAGGAAGCTATTCATCTTTGTATAATGCCCGGTCAAACTACACCGGgccatcaaacacctcaaataATTATACTACTACTAGAAAACCGACAGTGAATGTTAGCGACAAACTGGATGATAACGATGCTGAAAGCATCCCAACTTTGATTGGAACTTGTCCTTTTATGTGTCCTGTTGACGAAAGGGTACAACGTGAACGGTTAAGAGATTTAGCTATCTTTGAGAGATTAGATGGAAACCCGTCCAAATCGTCATCTACCCTTGCCGTGAAAAAGTTTTGCAGAACCATCTCCACAAAGGATGTACGGAGTATGGACATTCGCCCCCTTGCGGTATTGGAAGACACCTTGAATCACCTTTTAACAGTTTTCGAGTCTAGTGAACACTCTTTTGAAGCTGTTCATGACTTCATTTTCGATAGAACAAGATCCATAAGGCAAGACCTCAGTATGCAGAATATAGTTAGCGGGAATCAAGCTGTTGCAATATATGAAAGAATTGTGAAATTTCATATTGTCTCTCATTACAAGCTTAGGAGAAGTCACGAGAGTTCAGATTCAAATCCGAATGCATCTCCTATGCATTACCTCAATATGGAACAACTTACAAAGACATTAGCGTCTTTATATCACTTGTATGACCAAAACTGCAAGTCAAATCCCGAATTCTATTCGTTTTATGTGCTTCTTCATCTTGGCTCTGATCGTCAACCATCAGGTGAGTCATTATCTTTATGGTTCAGAAGTCTTCCTTTCTCTATTGTGAAATCAAAGGAAATGATGTTTTCCCGGAGGCTTTTAAGGCATTTTCGTTTTGGTAACTACAAACAGTTTCTGGAAACAATAGATGCTGAAGCATCTCGTTTGCAGTATTATGTTATTGAACCGTATATTTGTGAGGTTCGTGCACTAGGGTTGTCATGTTTGAATGATGGCGGTTATAAGTTAAATCCATATCCAATTGAAGACATATCTAGATATTTGCTCATGGAAGAATCTGATGTTGAATCCTTTTGCAAAGACTGTGGTCTTGATATCTTCACTAGTGAAACAGGATCGAAATTCATGTCTGCCAAGCAAACAAATTTTGGCTTTTCAAAAGGGTCTCAAAAGTATTACCCGTTGGTTTCAAAACGGTTACAAAAGTTCACTGATGAGGTACACTAA